The nucleotide window TTGCGACTATCGGTATCTTCATGGCCGCGTACTGCAGCAGTCTCAGGTTAGACCGTGACCTGGCGAACTCGGTCTTATAGAGCGGCGCTATCCCGACGTCAAACCTGAACGACGCCATCCAGAAGTGAAATTCTTCTATCGGCATGAAGGGCTGCAGAAATACCCGCGTGTTCTCCCTCTCGTAAAGCCCCTTCGGGCAGGCGCCGTACATGATGAGGACGACCTCCGGGTATTTCTGCAAAACACTCTCCAGGGCCTGCTCCACCAGACCCAGGTCCTGGACATGATAATGGCCGCCGGCCCAGCCGACGGAGAGCTGTTTCCTTGCGGAGAAGTTCATGCGCTCGATGTCGGCAAAATCTATCTGGTTCGGCAGTACGTAGACGGGGGTGTCCACCAGTTCCCTGACGGTCTCGGCGATGGCGTCGGTGGAGGTCGTTATTGCGTCCACACTGCGCGTAATCCGCAGGGCGCTCAACGTCTCAGCCTGGAGTCCCTTCCTCACGTACTCCACACTGTCGGGATATTTAAATATATTGTCATCCAGTTCGTATACCACCTTCTTGCCCTCAAGCTTGCAGTATCTGACTACGTGACATATCAGGTCGCCGACCACCCTCTGGACAACAACGAGGTCGGCCCAGTCTACGTACTCCTTCGCGATGCCAGAGACCACCCGGGTCTCCGCCAGGCCTCTCTTGCGGAGGTGGCGGGCAGGGAGTGTACACCTGTAATAGGTGCAGGCGTTTGCAAGCGGTGAGACATAAAGTATCTTCATCATATAAGGGCATGCTCCATAAGAAGGTCTACGTAGAGCTGCGTCTGTCTTTCCACGGAAGGCAGTGTGCGCGCAAAGCCGTCGCCCATACCCGGCGTCCACTCGAAGGACCATACCTCCTCAACCCAGGGGGGGATGCCCACCCACATGGCGGCTATACTGGCGATAAAGAGTTGTCTCATGAAAAGCCCCGGTACCATGCCCAGGGCAATGCTTGAGGCGTAGACGGCCTCAAGGTTTACTTTGGGCCTTGGTACGCCCTGCTTTTCCATCCAGGTCAGGGTATAGTGGGCCGCGAAGCCTGATGGGTCGTTAATATTACTGTAAGAGACCGTTGATTTTATGGGTACCCAGTTGCCCGGGTCGCTCGAGAGTCTGAGCGGCGTCAGGTGTGCGTACATGCTCCAGTTGTCCGCCTCCTGCTGAAGCCACTCCACGTCCATCTGCTGTTCCTTTATGGAGAACAGCCTCCCGTCCAGGTAGACCGGGTTCCGGTGGTTTATCTGCAGCCGTGATTCATCTAACAGTGCCATTTCTCACCCAGGAAAAAAATCAAATTTATCATAGCTTTCTTTTACTTATTTTGTCACTTCTTCTTCCCCAGTGAAACCACCGAGGTTTGCGCTACCAGCTCTGCCTGCCGGGAGTAGGCGAAGTTCAGGGTTGACTCCTGCACCCAGCCTATACCGTCGGCAGACGTCCATGTGGTATTGATGCCGTACCTGTTGATATATGCCCTGTACCCGCCTGCGGCCCTCTCGATGTATATCTCAGCGGGCTGCGGATTGATTTCCTTGAGCCGGTCACTCAGGCCCGTAAGCTGTGAGTCCATGCCGGAAGACACCGTGTGTTCAGATATTCTGGGCAGGTAGTTTACCGGCAGCCCGGCGATGGGTGTCTTATTATAATGGTCCTTGGGGTCGATTCTCAGGTCTTCTCCCACGGTGCGGCTAAACGC belongs to Candidatus Bathyanammoxibius amoris and includes:
- a CDS encoding glycosyltransferase, yielding MMKILYVSPLANACTYYRCTLPARHLRKRGLAETRVVSGIAKEYVDWADLVVVQRVVGDLICHVVRYCKLEGKKVVYELDDNIFKYPDSVEYVRKGLQAETLSALRITRSVDAITTSTDAIAETVRELVDTPVYVLPNQIDFADIERMNFSARKQLSVGWAGGHYHVQDLGLVEQALESVLQKYPEVVLIMYGACPKGLYERENTRVFLQPFMPIEEFHFWMASFRFDVGIAPLYKTEFARSRSNLRLLQYAAMKIPIVASNYGEYGKALCNGLAGITAEDDQWVETISRLIECPEERTQLGEAAYGYVRENYDIEKGVDRWSTAYGEVLAR